One stretch of Punica granatum isolate Tunisia-2019 chromosome 5, ASM765513v2, whole genome shotgun sequence DNA includes these proteins:
- the LOC116208861 gene encoding probable prolyl 4-hydroxylase 4 produces the protein MSKQFPGKSISSRSSSSSTSTPITVGEPIIAMKLPPFLQSLFLLSICSVLLQCLSSQAASATSIISPAKVRQVSWNPRAFVYQGFLTELECDHLISLAKSELKRSAVADNLSGQSKLSEVRTSSGMFIPKAKDPIVAGIEEKISTWTFLPKENGEDIQVLRYEYGQKYDPHYDYFTDKVNIARGGHRLATVLMYLTDVEKGGETVFPNAEEPPRRRASTTDEDLSDCAKKGVAVKPRRGDALLFFSLLPEAVPDPNSLHAGCPVIEGEKWSATKWIHVDSFDKIVGAGENCTDLNDSCERWAALGECTKNSEYMVGSAELPGYCRRSCKVC, from the exons ATGTCAAAACAGTTCCCCGGAAAATCAATATCCAGTCGGTCATCATCCTCTTCAACTTCAACGCCGATCACCGTCGGAGAGCCCATCATCGCCATGAAACTGCCTCCGTTCCTACAATCCCTCTTCCTTCTCTCGATCTGCTCAGTCCTCCTCCAATGCCTCAGCTCACAAGCCGCTTCCGCCACCTCCATCATCTCCCCTGCTAAGGTCAGGCAGGTCTCCTGGAATCCTAG GGCGTTCGTGTACCAAGGCTTCCTCACGGAGTTGGAGTGCGACCACTTGATCTCTCTC GCGAAGTCGGAGCTGAAGAGATCTGCTGTGGCGGACAATCTGTCCGGGCAGAGCAAGCTCAGTGAAGTTCGGACGAGCTCCGGGATGTTTATCCCAAAGGCCAAG GATCCTATTGTTGCTGGAATAGAAGAGAAGATATCTACATGGACCTTTCTTCCAAAAg AAAACGGAGAAGATATTCAGGTGTTGAGATATGAATATGGCCAGAAGTATGATCCGCACTATGATTACTTCACCGACAAGGTAAATATTGCTCGTGGTGGACACCGCTTGGCAACTGTGCTCATGTATCTTACTGATGTCGAGAAAGGTGGGGAAACAGTTTTTCCAAATGCAGAG GAACCTCCACGACGAAGAGCCTCAACCACAGATGAGGATCTATCGGATTGCGCAAAGAAGGGTGTTGCAG TGAAACCGCGAAGAGGTGATGccctcctcttcttcagcCTCCTCCCGGAAGCCGTGCCTGACCCGAACAGCCTCCATGCGGGCTGCCCTGTCATCGAAGGTGAGAAGTGGTCAGCCACCAAGTGGATCCATGTTGATTCCTTTGACAAGATCGTGGGGGCAGGCGAGAACTGCACTGATCTGAACGACAGTTGTGAGAGGTGGGCAGCCCTAGGAGAGTGCACCAAGAACTCAGAGTACATGGTTGGGAGTGCTGAGCTTCCCGGGTACTGCAGGAGAAGTTGTAAGGTCTGCTAG
- the LOC116208981 gene encoding major allergen Pru ar 1-like, with amino-acid sequence MDPIRKIEKGTGENGRNQLHPGVHTSITPSRIFKALILDSHNLIPGIAPEGIKSIEFVEADGGIGSIKETNFAYGRHLKWLKNRVEAIDAGKLVCKYTLIESDIAFDKIDSVVNEVKFIASSDGGGCLHYVKARVELKEEDIKQGKDKAMGTVQSCRGIPARQSRRLCSNESGSEFG; translated from the exons ATGGATCCCATAAGAAAGATAGAGAAGGGCACTG GTGAAAATGGCCGTAATCAGCTTCACCCAGGAGTTCACACTTCCATCACTCCATCGAGGATATTCAAAGCATTGATCCTCGACTCACACAACCTCATCCCCGGAATCGCTCCAGAGGGCATCAAGAGCATTGAGTTTGTTGAGGCAGATGGGGGTATTGGAAGCATCAAGGAGACCAACTTTGCTTATG GTCGACACTTGAAGTGGCTGAAGAACAGGGTCGAGGCAATTGATGCAGGGAAGCTTGTCTGCAAGTACACTCTGATCGAGAGCGATATAGCATTCGACAAGATTGATTCGGTGGTTAACGAGGTAAAGTTCATAGCATCCAGTGATGGTGGGGGGTGTCTGCACTACGTGAAGGCCCGTGTGGAGCTGAAAGAGGAGGACATTAAGCAAGGCAAAGACAAAGCCATGGGGACTGTACAAAGTTGCCGAGGAATACCTGCTCGCCAATCCCGACGCCTATGCTCAAATGAGAGTGGTTCGGAGTTTGGTTAA